DNA sequence from the Glycine soja cultivar W05 chromosome 18, ASM419377v2, whole genome shotgun sequence genome:
attttaataactgcatgattaagatttatttattacacatttgGTATGAAAGATATGTACACATACAAAAAATTGTACAACATTTTCATGTCTATATTTCTCcatcacattatttattacatttcaaAATTTGCTATTTTAGTTGTATAAATTGATGTATATTTcactatatatataagtaatgttTCTCATATGAAAATACCATTAAATATATGGTTTAATCTTTCTGCCTCTGCTGCATTATGCTGAACTCTCCACAGATATTACTATGTTGGAATATCATCACAGGAATCACTTCTACCCAAAGAGCAATGCTGCATATCTCGTGGAAGTTTTGTAAAACTTAGTGCTCGATCTGGTGAAACGTTGTGGAGGACTTATATGTTGCCAGATAACAATAACAGAAGAGGAGAATATGCAGGAGCTGCCATTTGGGGAAGCAGCCCGTCCATTGACGTTAAAAGAAACCATGTCTATATTGCCACCGGCAATCTCTATTCTGCTCCATTACACATACTTCAGTGTCGCGAGAGACAAAATAATCGAACTGAACCTACTCAACCAGACGAGTGTATCGAACCAGAAAACCACTCCAATTCTATATTAGCCCTTGATTTGGATTCTGGGAAGATCATTTGGTACTGCCAGTTAGGAGGATATGATGTATGGACTTTAGATTGTAACAATGCTTCAACTCCTAATTGTCCTCCCCGAGGTCTCAGGCAAGATGCTGATTTTGGGGAGGCACCAATGATGTTGACAACATATATAAATCAAACCAAGAAAGATATAGTTGTTGCGGTCCAAAAAAGTGGTTATGCCTGGGCTTTAGATCGCAACAATGGTAACATCATTTGGTCTacggtaatagataatttatgatGTAATCGTCTTCTATATATCTCTCCCTTTCAATGAACCACATGTGTATATTgcttaaattatcatttttcccttttttgtcatctttttttcttttctttttccaggAAGCTGGGCCGGGCGGGCTTACTGGAGGTGGAACATGGGGTGCAGCAACTGATGGAAAAACAGTTTACACAAATATTGTCAATTCTGATGCCAAAAATTTTACTCTTGCACCATCAAATGTGATTACAACGGCTGGTGGGTGGGTGGCAATGGATGCTAGAAATGGTAGAGTTCTTTGGTCGACAGCTAATCCTAGTAACAGCACTGCTAATGGCCCTGTTAGTGTTGCAAATGAAGTTGTCTTTGCTGGATCCGCGGATAGACTGGGATACATATATGCAATTGATGCCAAGAGTGGGAAAATTTTATGGTCCTATAAAACTGGAGCCAGTGTCTATGGTGGCATGTCAATCAGCAATGGGTGCATATACGTGGGTCATGGATACAGTGTTGGTCTTGTTTTCAGCTATACGGGTGGTACCAAACTGTTTGCCTTCTGTATTGTCTAAGAATTTATGTGGTTAATACGAGTGTttgtattagttttattttaaaaataattgatctCAAAATTATGTGAttatcaaacacaaaatttaaatggatCAATAGAATGGAAATATGAGCCTCAAGTATTATAAGAATATTCTTCCATGATTACGAAGATCTTCAATATGTAAGTGCCCTTGATGATGATGCCTCATTCCTaaggttgtgtttgtttttgaagATAGAAATAATATTGGagataaattttgtattttttttgagACCCACACTTTTTATACTCTacttaattcaaaaaaaattcttccaCTTCCATCCCCTCTATTTCCATCATCTAAATCAATTGCATCCTAAATTCTTGTTGCACTCTGTTTTTAAGAGACTCGcgcatatataaaaacaaaagtgtggTCCAATATGCATGAAGATAGACTGACATTAGATAATAATCTTTGTGGAATCTCTTTCGGGGTCTAAATTAATGAAACCCATGGTTGATGGGTAGTTTTCTCCTTTTGTTTCAACTAGAGAATAGAATAAaatgagaaacaaaataaaacctggatttaaataagttttgagAGCAACTCTTAAACGGTTTGGATTTAAAGttggattttcaaaataacaccattaataatatttacacaCTCACAACTTTTTAACTgtcacaaaatgaaaaattctcAAATTGAAAATCTCAAACCCTAATTCTCTTTTTCCCAATTTTGAAACTCAAATCCTAATCAATATGGACTCTTATCCTTTGACTCTCACtcatttaattcaattatttgcGGTGATGCGAgttcaaattgaaaatggaggcAACACGAAGAAAAAGATCAAAGAGAGAGGATGATTTTGTATGTGAACATCTTGTTTGATGGTGTGGAGGTGACAATGTTCATGACAACTGCAAATAGGTAGAGGTGGCAATGTTCACACCTACAGGTGGAGGCGGCAACACAAAGAAGATTAAAATGAAGATTTGGGAGGTTCAAGAACAAAAAGGTTGAAACTATGGGTGAAGGTGGTGATGTTTGCGATGACAATGTTTCGAGTGACATCGACATTTGCAATGATGGCAAGGCAAAGTGTGAGGATCAAAGGAAGTGGAAGAAAGTAACAAATGTGTAAGGGAACTGGAGGAAGGGTGTGACATTAGGATTGGGAAGTTGAGGCAAATGATAGATGCCATGATTGTGGAGAAGCACACTGGTTTGGCTCctggaggaggaagaagaagagacaacctagaaaatatacatttaatatcattttttagccgcttatatttttatatttctaaaagagtcaattttaagtgaaggaaatgattattttgaattaaatatagAAGATAAAGGACTaaagtaaattttgtaaaagataaaaaaaacaaactaaacaAAATATAGGTTAAGAGACTAGATATTggcctaaaaattaaatatgaaaaattaaaattaagaaagatgAAATTGcatataaactaattaaaacatGGGAATGAGTAGCACAAtcctaatatattaaaatacataatcaaACACTCTTGTTACTTTTCGCTATAGTGCTTTCATCCAACTTGTTATATACTTTAtatcaaaaaagaaataaaaaggaaattcaTTAATTCTTGTATAAGTAGTGTCTAGATCAGTGGCACAAAGATTGTTATCAAAATATGGGATGTGGacaatgaattattttaatgtgTTAAATTCAAAGTCAAATGTTATAATATCCAACTGTCCACCCAAGGGCTGGTCACTTGGTCTAGTGGTCACCAAGAGAGCTAATGGGTAGGATAAAAATGTATACCTCTATAGTGAGAGGTCCCTCGTTTGaatcttaattttgaaaaaatattcagGGGAAAGAAGTGAATTGGTACAAGACCCAGCAAGattacctcccaagaagggaaCATAAGGGTAtacatccaaaaaaaaatatctgacTGTTCCCATGCATACTTTGGCCACTTCTGTTTTCCATATATAGGCGAGTCTCTTTTTCCCTTTATTATAggtaaagaaaattttattaaatgagaATAAATTGGATCAAGGCATAAGGAATGCAAGTTACCAGCTTCAAAAAGTCTGATACAGATCGAGTTATATAGAAGTGaatcaaatcaataaaaaaacataaaaacatatacCCTCCAAATAAAATACCCTTACTGAAGATATCATTTTATATCTGGTGGTTTATATAACCAATCTAAAATGTTAACCTTTTAGATTGGTTATAAGAAAGAAccgttataaaaaattaactttttagaTTGATCCTTAAAAGAATTGTTCTCAAAAGTTAAAGGTTAGATCGGTTATGCCTATAAGTGAtctaaaagatttttatttttttattcctttttaataaaactattatcctggtgcattttttttttctttaagggcttctctatatatatagcggaattttaaacattaaaaagtttatttataaaTGATTAACTATTTAGTATGATTAATGTGTCCATTAAGTGTCATCGGTCATAACTACAGtacaatgtctttttttttataaagcaaAACTACAACTGCAATATCAGGATGACAGTTTTTCACAGTTAGCGACCAGATAGGGACCATTGGATGAATGTTGAtttttaggaaatttttttttaacaaaaaacgAAGAGTAGAAGATGAGAAGTAATTTTATCAGTTTACTGTTCCAAACTGCGGCTCCATTAGGCCGGAAACGGCATCAAAGCCTGTGACAGGAGGGGAGGGTTTCAAAGGTTTTCTAAAACCTGGAAGATGGgagagaagagaataaaataaaaagaaaaatgggtTTGAGATTTGAGTAAATGATGGATCAAAATTTCATCTAACGATTCACAGTCAGTAAACATCTTACACTAACTCATCCATtggatctattttttttttcctttaattagTTGCTAACTAATTCTGAAAAGGTTGAATTTGCCACATGTAAAAAGTTGCAATTTGTAGGGCTTTTCTTTGCTAATATTATTGATTGTTGATTGTTGATTATTGAATATTGCACTatagtttttcttttgaaaaagagTATTGTACTGTAGATGTTGGGCAcagtaattatattaaattattattcatttataaaatGAATACATGTTTAACATTCtagtaaaaataaagagaaacacGGAAAGCAAAAAATATATCAGAATAACAGTTTCTGTTTTATTGATCCATTTATATTTGTACGTGTTTGATAATcacataattttgaaaacatttttcaaaaagtttttgaaCAATCACAAAAgctaatgaaaataattattctttaaaaCACAACAATTACAAACACGCTTATTAACCACATAAATTCTTAGAACTCAACACAGAAGCCAAAGAGCCAGATTCCACCGGAAAAGTTAAAGAGATCAGGTCCCCAAACACTATATCCATGACCCACATATATGCACCCATTGCTAATTGACATGCCTCCATAGACACTGGCTCCAGTTTGATAGGACCATAAAATTTTCCCACTCTTGGCATCGATGGCAAATATGGATCCATTTCTATCCGTGGATCCAGCGAAGACAACATCATTTGCAACACTAACAGGGCCATGAGCAGTGCTGTTACTGGGGTTGGCTATTGACCATAAAACTCTACCATTGCTAGCATTCATTGCCACCCACCCACCAGCAGTTGTAGTGATGTTTGAAGGAGCAAGAGTGAAATTTCTGGCCTCAGAATTGGCAATGTTGGTGTAAACCCTTCTTTCATCAGTTGATGCACCCCATGTTGCACCTCCTGTTACCCCTCCTGGCCCAGCTTGCtggaaaaaagtaaaataaacaaataaataaatgaagaagACACCTCATTTGGTTTTCCAATTGGCAATATCTCCACCTACTAAAAACCACCTTACAGAATTCAATCCTTCATGTGTTTATGAAAATGAATACATCGCATTATAACATAATTTATGTGTCGTTTCATCTTTTAATCAAGATCATTACTCTACACCATACATAAGCTTTTACAGCCAGAATTGtggaaatatgaataaatgtcAATCTAAAAATATCCACCAATCATTCATTGAAGggggaaaatagaaaaatactaTACTATAACTTATCTTTTACCTTAGACCAGACGAGGTTGCCATTATTACGATCTAAAGCCCATACAATGCCACTTTTCTGGCCTGCAACAACAATATCTTTCTTGGTTCGATTTACGTATGTGGTCAACATCATTGGTGCCTCCGCAAAATCAGCATCTGGGTTGATACCTTGAGGAGGACAATTAGGAGTTGAAGGATCGACACATTCAAAGAGCCATATATCAACGCCTCCTAACTGGCGGtaccatttgattttcccagAATCCAAATCAAGGGCTAACATTGAATCAGAGTGGTTTTCTGGTTCAACACACGCGTCTGGTTGAGTAGGCTCAGTTCCATTAATTTGTCTCTCTCGACACTGACGTATGCGTAATGGGGCAGAATAGAGGTTCCCAGTTGCAATATAGACATGGTTTCTTTTAACATCAATGGAAGGGCTGCTCCCCCAAACGGAAGCTCCTGCATATTCTCCTCTCGTGTTATTGTTATCTGGTAACATGAAAGTCTTCCACAAGATGGCACCTGATCGGGCATTAAGTTTTACAAAACTTCCACGGAATGTGCAGCATTGCTCAAAGGGTGCAAAATATTCCACTGAAGATATTCCGATATACAAATGTCTGTGGAGAGTTGAGCATAAGTAATGCACTAGTATCAGAAGCATAGGGATGCATGGATTGaacaaaataagttttaaactattaatattttagtGCAGGGAATAATTGTTAGCATAATTTTTGtgtaatagaaattaaactattgctataaatatgtgatggatcatgataacaaataatttcattGGTATATTGAAAATTGACATATATTGTTAGTTTATTAAATAGCAGTATAATGCAATTACATCCAGATgcttaatttgtttaaaatattaaaataagtgaaatttatcaaaagaaaaaaaaactcttctaattaattatcaatttattttttgctgGGGTCGATTCATTAAACTTGTGATCATGTCCTATGTTTTTCTTATAACTAAAAGTGGTAGAATGGGGAGACATCCCCAATATTACCAGGCAAGGCACCATTGACATGTAGGGGCTGTCAACAGGATTCTAGAAAGAAAAATTTTGCTCATGTGTGCCCAAACCGCAAGCAATTCCATAACTACTCAACTAGCTTTTAGACACCGAAGAATCTTCTCCCAAGGAGAATGGCCTACCAAATAAATTGAGGGTTAGGGAGATTCGAACTCGCACCCTTAAAAAAGGTTGGAGTTCATATTAAATCCTTAATCACTGATGTCAATTTGCATTAGTGATCAATTAAGtcctattttaaattaatctaaAACAAAACCTTTAAAAAGATGCATATATAGTCTACGTAAAGTTTTAACTATTAATCAAAACAAATcatagtaaattttaaaatgctaAAGAATCGATCCGATCACAAATAATTTGCCAAGGAATAAGGAATCTGTGGTTAGTGCATATGCTAGTGCTTGCAAGTAATTATTAAAACAGCAGGTAGGAAGCCTTTCGTGTATGAATTTCACCATGTAACACTTTCCGTTTTTTAAAGATGGGGAATGATATATATAGATACTTTTATATATCAAACAATTTATTAACATTCATTATTTATCTTTATCTCCATTTTTCTCTCGCATCATATCACTTATAATAATATACTTCTCTCACAAGGTGTCAAATAGGATTGGGGTGTCTACTACGATCTCATTTCCCAATTAATTAGTTTAGTTGACAAAGGGAAGTAGAAAGAAAGAATCtataaggaaaaaaagtgataaaaaaataaggacTCCAATTGTAGTACTAACCTGTTATAGTATGTTCCAGACATGGTGATGATTGCTGCAGGATGGTTATCCAAAGTGGTCTTCCACACAAGCTCACCAGTTGTTCTTTTGACAGCAATAAGAATACAAGGGCCGTAGACTCCAATTATCAGTCTATCCCCTGCTACTGTGGGAGTTGACCTTGACACGGTCCAATTTACAGTAGTAACATAGCCAGTTGCATTTATACCTGTCAGATTCTGCAAGTTCTGCTTCCACACAAGCGATCCATCAGCTTCTTTAACTGCATAGATGTTACCGTTCCAGCTTGGAAAATAAAGGGTACCATCATATATGGCTGGTGTTGCACTGATGTCTTTGCCTGCATTGAATTTCCACTTCAAACGTAGGTTCGGTGCTGTTTTTGGGCTGATCTTATGCTCTTTGTAAGCATATCTTCTGTTGAACAGATCTCCACCATGGTTTAACCAGTCT
Encoded proteins:
- the LOC114396130 gene encoding uncharacterized protein LOC114396130, yielding MAPPKYSMNLALCFLLFCVHAIVLIFAASSDGHGHESQDWLNHGGDLFNRRYAYKEHKISPKTAPNLRLKWKFFAGRDISATPAIYDGTLYFPSWDGNIYAVNKANGLLVWKQNLQKLTGINATGGVRSLNWTVSRSTPTVAGDDLMIINVYGPAVVICVKRTSGKLVWKTTLDYHPEALVTMSGTYYKGYYYVGISSQESLLPKEQCCISRGSFVKLSARSGETLWRTYMLPDNNNRRGEYAGAAIWGSSPSIDVKRNHVYIATGNLYSAPLHILQCRERQNNRTEPTQPDECIEPENHSNSILALDLDSGKIIWYCQLGGYDVWTLDCNNASTPNCPPRGLRQDADFGEAPMMLTTYINQTKKDIVVAVQKSGYAWALDRNNGNIIWSTEAGPGGLTGGGTWGAATDGKTVYTNIVNSDAKNFTLAPSNVITTAGGWVAMDARNGRVLWSTANPSNSTANGPVSVANEVVFAGSADRLGYIYAIDAKSGKILWSYKTGASVYGGMSISNGCIYVGHGYSVGLVFSYTGGTKLFAFCIV
- the LOC114396011 gene encoding uncharacterized protein LOC114396011, with translation MNLALYSVLFCVHAVFAASSNGHGHKSQDWLNHGGDLFNRRYAYKEHKISPKTAPNLRLKWKFNAGKDISATPAIYDGTLYFPSWNGNIYAVKEADGSLVWKQNLQNLTGINATGYVTTVNWTVSRSTPTVAGDRLIIGVYGPCILIAVKRTTGELVWKTTLDNHPAAIITMSGTYYNRHLYIGISSVEYFAPFEQCCTFRGSFVKLNARSGAILWKTFMLPDNNNTRGEYAGASVWGSSPSIDVKRNHVYIATGNLYSAPLRIRQCRERQINGTEPTQPDACVEPENHSDSMLALDLDSGKIKWYRQLGGVDIWLFECVDPSTPNCPPQGINPDADFAEAPMMLTTYVNRTKKDIVVAGQKSGIVWALDRNNGNLVWSKQAGPGGVTGGATWGASTDERRVYTNIANSEARNFTLAPSNITTTAGGWVAMNASNGRVLWSIANPSNSTAHGPVSVANDVVFAGSTDRNGSIFAIDAKSGKILWSYQTGASVYGGMSISNGCIYVGHGYSVWGPDLFNFSGGIWLFGFCVEF